In Cherax quadricarinatus isolate ZL_2023a chromosome 77, ASM3850222v1, whole genome shotgun sequence, the DNA window ATGGTAGGTCACACGTTACTACTGAGGCTGGTAGGTCACCCTCACGTTACCACTGAGGCTGGTAGGTCACGTTACTACTGAGGCTGGTAGGTCACGTCACTACTGAGGCTGGTAGGTCACGTTACTGCTGAGGCTGGTAGGTCACACTCACGTTACCACTGAGGCTGGTAGGCCACACTCACGTTACTACTGAGGCTTGTAGGTCACACTCACGTTACTACTGAGGCTGGTAGGCCACTCACGTTACTACTGAGGCTGGTAGGTCACACTCACATTACTACTGAGGCTTGTAGGTCACACGTTACTACTGAGGCAGGTAGGTCACACTCGCGTTACTACTGAGGCTTGTAGGTCACACGTTACTACTGAGGCTGGTAGGTCACTCTCACGTTACTACTGAGGCTGGTAGGTCACTCTCACGTTACTCCTGAGGCTGGTAGGTCAGGTTACTCCTGAGGCTGGTAGGTCAGGTTACTCCTGAGGCTGGTAGGTCACACTCACGTTACTACTGAGGGTTGTAGGTCACACTCACGTTACTACTGAGGCTGGtaggtaactcacacgttactactGAGGCTGGTAGGTCACTCACAGTACTGAGGCTGGTAGGTCACACTCACGTTACTGAGGCTGGTAGGTCACTCACGTTACTACTGAGGCTGGTAGGTCACACTCGCATTACTACTGAGGCTTGTAGGTCACACTCGCATTACTACTGAGGCTTGTAGGTCACACGTTACTACTGAGGCTTGTAGGTCACACGTTACTACTGAGGCTGGTAGGTCACTCACGTTACTACTGAGGCTGGTAGGTCACACTCACATTACTACTGAGGCTGGTAGGTCACATATTTATACTGAGGCTGGTAGGTCACACTCGCGTTACTACTGAGGCTAGTAGGTCACACTCTACTACTGAGGCTGGTAGGTCACTCACACTGAGGATGGTAGGTCACACTCACGTTACTGAGGCTGGTAGGTCACTCACGTTACTACTGAGGCTGGTAGGTCACTTTCGCATTACAACTGAAGCTGGtaggtcactgtttactactcaGGCGCATACGTCATTCACTTTGTTACTGACGTGAAGTAGGTTACTTCCCCATTACTGCTAATATTAGTATGTTAGTTTCACATTAATACTGAGGTGGGTAGATTACTTGCGATAATGTAACGAATATATTATTTTCACATAACTACCATGTTAACTTCAACAGTTGCAAAAGGCATCGTGGAgcttaatggtggtgatggtgagcaaTGACGCATCCTTTATGACCCAGCTCACCGAGAGCTCTCTTAAGAATGGAGTGTTTGTGTGGTCAACGAGGCTCCTTGCCGTCACTAGCCTGCCGCtctcacagctccagacacttcACAAGTTCTTCTCCATGACCAACTCCATGTTGCTTACTGTGGACACCACTACACTCTATATGAGGTTATGATTTCCACTAATTAGTGTATGGGGGAAAAATAGATAATTTTCTTTCCTTAAAGAATACACACATAAGCTGCACATTGGAGAAAGAAACATATCACGACTTTTCGGTCTGAATTGGACAATTAACTAATCGCACCAAGACTGAtataaacgtcgtcataagtttcgttCCTTTATGTGTGagatatttgtgtatttttcccgtcatggtattgtaccttttCTTTTTTTGTTAAAGAATTCTTCTTTACTATATTTTTCCACATTTTAACCTTTCTTTAGTAAAACTGAAATTCAGTCatcaaaaatatatcttaatccTTTTTTATTTTTACAAGCTTGATTTTAATTCGAAATTTTATTTTCAGAGAAAATGAAAACACTCAGTATTATTCTCACGACTAATTATGACTCAATACAGTTTTCAGATATATGTACACATGCCGTACAACCTTCATGGTACCCAGGCGCTGAAGATTGCTACCTGGACACCTGGAAAAGGGTTCACTCTCACCACCGATCTCCCTCTCTTTCCTGAGAAGTTCTCTAAGTATGGAAATTTTATGAGAATCCGTGGGATGTTTTGAATAATACAAAGaactataaaaaaataatttttagtaAGAAATTgtttatttaataatatttgtatcATATGGTAAACTTATTTATATTTCATAAGATTTAGAGCAGTTTAAAAGTAAATTGTATTTGTATCACATTGTATGAATTTTGCAGATTTTCCCATCGGCCGAATCTAGTGGTAACTGCTGAGGAGTTTCCGACGCAGAAAGCAGTTATGGTGAGAGACATTCATGCCCCTGGAGGACAGCGCCTCACATTCCTCGGCTCCATGTCTAACGTCATCGATTTTATAGCTAAAGGTGTTAATTTCTCGTAAGTAAAAAATACAAATGAAGATATACATGTTTCTAGTTGGGTAGTTTAACCATGACACTGCCATTAAATAATACCAGTCATCAATGTTACGTCTGAACCAGAGAGACCTTTAATGTTATTACACTGCTGTCTCATTCCTCTCATATCGGATCCTTCTCGCCTCAAATTTACTAATTCTATCTCTGTTACCTTCACAGTGTCAGCCACCTGACTCTCACCACTAGATTTACACTCATTTCCTTTATAAATGTCTTCATCTGTGCATATATGTCTTTACACAGTGTTTATTGAGGCTTCAATCTGGGTCATGAAATCTCGCCAAACAATACAGACCTGTAATTGCAAATTTTAACAGGGCTCCGCGAGTCATGGGGATTCTCTGGCAACAGGAAGCAAATATATTCCCTGTAAACCTCTTCCAGGGAAAACATTCGATATGTCAGCTGTGTGAACATAAGGGTTCATGGCAAACTTAATATATCACCAAGTTTCTCTGTCAAGACAGGTCCTGTCGTCAGATAATTATTCAGACTAGCGAAATTCCGTGACAAACTTGCGCTGTAAATATACACGAAATGTAAATGGTGGATTAAGAATCCTTAAACCCATGATTTATGAGTCATTGACCTGTTGGTTTTGTCACTGATCACCAACTCAGTGAAGATGTTGTCCAACTACTCTCATGTGATCTTGTCACACACCGTCAGCAGCTCTGGATTCTTCTATAGCTCGTGAATCTGAGCTTTAATATGGCGGAAGCCAAGACAACACCACCATGCCAGCCGGAGAAAAATATCTGTTCCTACATAACTGTGCAATCTTCTAAAACTGTTAAGATACTTTAATGACATTGTAAAGCGGAATacttggtactgtggtggtacctGAGGTACCTGTACTGTGGTACCTAAGGTACCTGTACTGTGGTGGTACCTGAGGTACCTGTACTGTGGCAGTACCTGAGGTACATGTACTGTGGTGGTACCTGAGGTACATGTACTGTGGTGGTACCTGAGGTACCTGTACTGTGGTGGTATTTGAGGTACTTATGCAGTGGTGGTACCTGAGGTGCTTGTGCTGTGGTGGTATCTGAAGCACCTGTACTATGGTGGTATCTGTAGAAAATGTACTGTGGTGGTATCTGAGGAAAATGTATTGTGCTGGTATCTGAGATACCTGTACTGTGGTGGTACCTGAGGCACTTGTACTGTGGTGGTACCTGAGGCACTTACTGTGGTGTTGTCAGAGGTGCCTGTACGGTGGTGGTACCTTAGGTGTTTGTACTGTTGTGATACCTGAATTGCTTGTATTGTTGTGGTATCTGAGGTACCTGCACTGTGATACTTGTACTGTGGTGGTATCTGTGGTACTTGTACTATGGTGGTATCTGAGGTACTTGTACTGTGATGGTATCTGAAGTACTGTGATGGTATCTGAAGTACTGTGGTGGTATCTGAGGTACTGTGGTGGTATCTGAGGTACTTGTACTGTGGTGGCATCTGAGGTACTTGTACTGTGGTGGCATCTGAGGTACTTGTACTGTGATGGTATCTGAAGTACTGTGGTGGTATCTGAGGTACTTACACTGTGGTGGTATCTGAGGTTCTTGTACTGTGGTGGTACCTGATGTACCTGTACTGTGGTGATATCTGATATCTAAGTAATCATGTTGTCATCCATCAAATAATGTCACCTAGAAGCAATACTACCACTAGAGGTATAAGAACGAGTGTTGAATACCCCAcaacattatttttattattttattatcacactggccgattcccaccaaggcagggtggcccgaaaaagaaaaactttcaccatcattcactccatcactgtcttgccagaagggtgcttcacactacagtttttaaactgcaacattaacacccctccttcagagtgcaggcactgtacttcccatctccaggactcaagtccggcccgccggtttccctgaaccccctcataaatgttaccttgctcacactccaacagcacgtcaagtattaaaaaccatttgtctccattcactcctatcaaacacgctcatgcatacctgctggaagtccaagcccctcgcacacaaaacctcctttaccccctctctccaacctttcctaggccgacccctaccccgccttccttccactacagactgatacactcttgaagtcattctgtttcgctccattctctctacatgtccgaaccacctcaacaacccttcctcagccctctggacaacagttttggtaatcccgcacctcctcctaacttccaaactacgaattctctgcattatattcacaccacacattgccctcagacatgacatctccactgcctccagccttctcctcgctgcaacattcatcacccatgcttcacacccatataagagcgttggtaaaactatactctcatacattcccctctttgcctccaaggacaaagttctttgtctccacagactcctaagtgcaccactcactctttttccctcatcaattctatgattcacctcatctttcatagacccatccgctgacacgtccactcccaaatatctgaatacattcacctcctccatactctctccctccaatctgatattcaatctttcatcacctaatctttttgttatcctcataaccttactctttcctgtattcacctttaattttcttcttttgcacaccttaccaaattcatccaccaatctctgcaacttctcttcagaatctcccaagagcacagtgtcatcagcaaagagcagctgtgacaactcccactttgtgtgtgattctttatcttttaactccacgcctcttgtcaagaccctcgcatttacttctcttacaaccccatctataaatatattaaacaaccacggtgacatcacacatccttgtctaaggcctacttttactgggaaataatttccctctttcctacatactctaacttgagcctcactatcctcgtaaaaactcttcactgctttcagtaacctacctcctacaccatacacttgcaacatctgccacattgcccccctatacaccctgtcatacgccttttccaaatccataaatgccacaaagacctctttagccttatctaaatactgttcacttatatgtttcactgtaaacacctggtccacacaccccctacctttcctaaagcctccttgttcatctgctatcctattctccgtcttactcttaattctttcaataataactctaccatacactttaccaggtatactcagcagacttatccccctataatttttgcactctcttttatcccctttgcctttatacaaaggaactatgcatgctctctgccaatccctaggtaccttatcctcttccatacatttattaaataattgcatcaaccactccaaaactatatccccacctgcttttaacatttctgtctttatcccatcaatcccggctgccttaccccctttcattttacctactgcctcacgaacttcccccacactcacaactggctcttcctcactcctacaagatgttattcctccttgccctatacacgaaatcacagcttccctatcttcatcaacatttaacaattcctcaaaatattccctccatcttcccaatacctctaactctccatttaataactctcctctcctatttttaactgacaaatccatttgttctctaggctttcttaacttgttaatctcactccaaaactttttcttattttcaacaaaatttgttgataacatctcacccactctctcatttgctctctttttacattgcttcaccactctcttaacctctctctttttctccatatactcttccctccttgcatcacttctactttgtaaaaacttctcatatgctaactttttctcccttactactctctttacatcatcattccaccaatcgctcctcttccctcccgcactcactttcctgtaaccacaaacttctgctgaacactctaacactacatttttaaacctaccccatacctcttagaccccattgcctatgctctcattagcccatctatcctccaatagctgtttatatcttaccctaactgcctcctcttttagtttataaaccttcacctctctcttccctgatgcttctattctccttgtatcccatctaccttttactctcagtgtagctacaactagaaagtgatctgatatatctgtggcccctctataaacatgtacatcctgaagtctactcaacagtcttttatctaccaatacataatccaacaaactactgtcatttcgccctacatcatatcttgtatacttatttatcctctttttcttaaaatatgtattacgtataactaaacccctttctatacaaagttcaatcaaagggctcccattatcatttacacctggcaccccaaacttacctaccacaccctctctaaaagtttctcctactttagcattcaggtcccctaccacaattactctctcacttggttcaaaggctcctatacattcacttaacatctcccaaaatctctctctctcctctgcattcctctcttctccaggtgcatacacgcttattatgacccacttctcgcatccaacatATATCTATATAATTCGGCAAAACAGAGCGCCTTTGTCGCTCAAACTCTCCTGTTAGATCGACGTATAATGAGTGTACACTGAGCTAGAATGGGCTTGAATCTAAGTCAAGTAAAGAGACTTGGTGTAAAGAGAGCGTGTGTCACCACTGCCATTCACAGTCTCCTATATTCCAGATCCCTCATGTCTCAGCCAACGAATATGTCTTTTGGCTTTCTCTTTTCTGTCTACGAACATGCAACATTATCTCGTCGAAGAGTTCTAAAACCATAATGTGAATCCTTTAGTAACCAGGAAATATTCTTTTTCGCCTGGGAGGCGGCATGAGGCCCAGTAAATACAGTAGTACACGGAAATAACATATGTGAAACAACTTGAAGTCTTGTTTCAGGAAACAGTGACATATAACATACAATATTACGGGAAAAATCTAATCCAACCCCATAATCCTCAGGCCATTTAAAATTTCACGATCAGCAATataatgttaggaagtatattcATTAAATAATTTCACTGCAAAAGAAATATTGTAAATACTTAGCCAAATTTAAAGAAAATAATTTGATACTGGTTTTCGTAATGAAAAAATCCAACAGATTTACATACGTGAGACCTGCAGACAGATTATGGGGCGCCAGACAGTTGGATGGATCCTGGACAGGTATGGTTGGAATGCTCATGAAGAAGGTAAGTATAGCTGCCAGGACGTTTatgttatatataaaaaaaattattaacacatcgccgtttcccactgaggcagggtgactcgaaaaagaagaaactttcattattattcactccatcactgtgtacccagaggcgcgcctacactacaattaaactgcaacatattcccgcccatccttcagagttccgtgactgtacttcccatttccaggactcaagttcggctaaccagtttccctgaatccttcataaatgttactttgctcacactccaacagcaggtcAACTTGTAAAACCCATTTGTCTGCCTTCCACTACAAATTCATTAGTCCTCCAAGCTATTTTCTTTTCTCTCAACCTCTCTaaatgcccgaaccacctcaataacccctcctcaaccctttggataatacttttagaaatcccgcacctcctaatctccaagctacggattTTCTGCATATTATCCACATCGCGCATTACcatcagacacgacatctccacggCCTCCAGCCTTCATGGAAAAAGAcaaaaatgcagtataatgttatTTTTTATTGACTACATTTTGTCCAGTCACTGGGTTTTATCATGTCagtaaacagatctacctgagtcATGGTTCAAAGATCTTGGAGTCATTACTCATCTGTATAACAATATCAACCAGATCCACGGCTTTTACAACATAGCTGGACCGCTGTCCAGGAAAgttcttcatcgttatcctacaCAACATATGCAGATGCCCATCCCGTTCaggtccgtctcagatccaacctccCCAATATTCTCCATGTGACTCTTGCACTCCTTGCCCAGGTATATCTTTTTATTGACTTGATaatgcccactgtgtgggcgaaacgtagtcaataaagaatcgcattatactacatttctttttttttcatcgtATTAGcattttatactatttatctcCATGTACATGATGACAACCTGTGCTTGCGGTCGACCTCTGTGGATTTGAATATATTTTTACCGAGGCTTAACTCACTCgtcccgtctattaaattcacAGGGGAAAAAATTAGTCTACAAGCTCCCAGTTCTAGATGTTTTGATCCACCTCTTAGATAAAAATTTAAAGTTCCCAGTATATAGGAAAATCATTTATGTTTGTTTCAACATCAATTACCATTCTAACCATGAAGGAAGGGTAAAAAGGAATCTTTCTCGCTATCTTATACAAGATTTCCGTGTTTACAGCCCTTATGAGTATCTTTTGACATTGCAGTAAAACTACGGTACCCTAAGGAGTTTGTAGAAAAAAGCTTAGTTGACTTATAAAACTGAACCTAGGTTAACCCCTCAGGTTAAGAATGTGTTAGTTCGCCCATACAAGCAATCTTGAACAATTTAAGGATGtttaaaagtattttgacaaaGAATTCCCCCTAAAATCAGCATGGACGTCGGACAGACTTGTAAGGCCCTTCATGTTAGGTTAGCACAAGACCGATACCTGATCCGAAAAGCAAAAGAATCTAATGCCATATTCGATCTCTCACTAGCTTGCAGTAACCCTACAAAGTGGTCTAGAGTCAAAAGTTTAATTCCCAGCTCATCTTGGCTGGAAAAAAATATCTTAGACTGGGCAATTATAGAACACGATAACCTTTCACCATATAATAATAGATAAGGATTGTTCATACTTGATTTATTTATACTTTAAGCTGTGTATAACCTTAATCCAGATTAGTATATGAATGCTTTAGACTGTCTTAAATTGATGTTTTGGTGTCTGCTCACCTGCTAACTCTGTGTTAGATCACTGTCTCCAAAAgagttatgctgagtatttcataGTTTATAGAGCTACAGTACCTAAATCTGGAGAGAACACCGTAGGGCCCTGTGAGATGAGTTAGGGACCAATTTTTATGCTAGTATCCACTGTCCATTCTCTTTAACTCCTGTTTTCTGGATAGATAACTGTGAAGCAATGTATACCATGTTTAGCCTGTTATCAAACGGATTAAAAATTGGATATCTATATAAATTAATAATTCGTTGTTATTTAGATAACATGATTTTaataatgagaaatttcaatagTCATGGAAGTTTCTATTAAACTGAATGAGGTTTTCTCCTATAAATTTCGTTaactaaaaaataaataattttgattGCAAACATAAACCAAGAATTTTCTGTTAAGTACATTTGATTTAGGTAACTAATTCGAcagttatatgtatatatatgtcgtgccgaatagatcaAACTTACTATTTTGGATTAAATGTCAacgtcttcttgccgaataagggaactaaaaatttgtatatgcaaaaatttcgcaaaaaatcatcctgaacctaacaaaaaaatatatttcaatgagtttctttattattaaattattgtaaacttacctaaaatatatttaattgcattagactaaattaaattgcgcttgttataataaggttaggtaagttttctaaggtccttttggtacataattattaatttttgcattaatgtaaatgaaataaaaatatatctttaaactgataggagaaaattttaggaaggacttaattttaaacgagttcttgttaattgaccaattttacctattcgtcacaacatatatatatatatatatatatatatatatatatatatatatatatatatatatatatatatatatatatatatatatatatatatatatatatatatatatatatatatatatatatatattatatgtatatatgtatataaattaaTCATGGACATCCTTAGGAAGCAGACATCGCTCTAGGTCCGTTTGGCACGAGCACAGATCGAGCTGAGGTGGTAGACTTCACTACTCCTATATGGATAGATGAATGGAGAATCCTTGCGGCAAAAGGTCGCCCGGAGGTCAACCCGTGGGGATTCTTGTTCCCTCTGACAGCATATGTGTGGATGGGCATTCTGGGGTCGCTAATGATGCTGCCTACTATTATGTTTCTTTCCTCATCATTTTTCATCGAGAAATTGACACAAAGCATTTGGATGAGTTACACCTTCAGTTTTCTACGCATCTTGCTTCAACAGGGTAAATAGTTTCCTTATTCAGAATGTTTATTAATGCCTTTCATGCAGTTTTTAAATTGTGGGATCTTTGACCATTTCTGAATATACAATATGAAATTTAATAGGCTTATTTGATTTCATATAGCTATTATTGACTTTGCATCAGACTTTAATGTGTCTTTGGTGAGATGGTGGTGGGAgcgagtgttactggtggtgtggatgatggtaacactggtggtgaccagaAGTTATTCCAGCAATCTCATGGCTCTCCTGGCTGTCAGATATATCTCTCAACCCTTCCAGTCTCTTAGGAACGTCCTGGAACATCCATCTGTAGCCATGATATGGCAGAAAAATTCTGTAAACGTCCAATATATACGTGTACGTCTTAGATAAGTTAATAAGTTTTTACAAGATAATGAGATAAATAATATTAAACATTTTCCAGCATGTTAGTGATCTCATGTGTTTATATATTCTAACATTTTTAGTACATAAGTGAAAATGTTTTTATAAGTAATTAGCAGTAGGTCACTCTACATTTCTTTAGGGCTATCCTAGGATGTAGAGTGACCTATTGAGGTCGTAACCCGcctgggtacagtggtacaaggtacacataggTGGTTCTAACATGTTGATtgcaactagtttagtggtttaatgaatcaggttgttggtaatattatgatgataatgatattaGCGGATGATAGTTGATAATATTGACAGGAATGGCATTAAAATTAAGAATAGCCTAGTTATTATGAGAAAGGAAGCCTGAATAGGAGAATTTACACAGGCATATTAACTGACACAGAatatttcctgaatattctggAAGGTTCTGCTACACCGGTTGGCAaatgggggattttttttcctatTTCATTAGTTAGACATGACCTGTTCCCAGCAGTTAGAAGCTTAGGGTTGGCTATTAACTATCTCCTAGTATTTTACCTCATGTTATGTGCAGTCTGTGAGACCTACTCCATCCGACTCCATATGGGGTGGTGGGCATCCCACTTACCTCTGAGACTGGCTAGTGCCACCATACTACCACAATCAGAAAACTTTCCCTACTTCTCCTGTTGTTGCCTCTGCAACattacacagctcctgatgacgcactgagaagtgtgaaagtacttgagctcaaGAATTCCATcacccgtggcttgtcttgcgtgcgcacgcccacacacacacacacacacacacacacacacacacacacacacacacacacacacatacacacacacacatacacacatacacacacatacacacacacacatacacacacacacatacacacacacacacacacacacacacacacacacacacacacacacacacacacacacacacacacacacacacacacacacacacacatacatacacacacacacacacacacacacatacatacacacacatacacacacacacacacacacatacatacacacacacacacacacatacatacacacacacacacacacacacacacacacacacacacatacacacacacacacacacacacacacacacatatatatgaaaTTCAATTTAAATACACGTGGCTGTGTGTAAGGCTTCGAGAAGTCTATTCATACAAAGCTGGGTAGTTCAGGCAGTGGAAATACCTCtgattaatatttgtatttatcaaATGAAAAATATTCATTTACGATATATCgaaatattttatatttaagGATATTATTGTATAACTGAGTATTATATTATCACTTGATTTTTTTCATTTTCACAGTATACTGAAACTTGTCTTTTTTTTAAAGTCTGTAAACTCAGGTGTTTACCGCGAAGTAGCAGACATGGAGACTAAAGGAAGGTTTGTGAATCTGGAATATTCAGAGTTTCCCAGAAGCGTCGAGACAATGGTGAGGCCCAACCACTTTGTGATGGTCGACGTGGACGTCAACGTCAGGAATCTTATGGGATACGACTTCTCTAAAACAGGTCTACAACAATGAGAAAACATTAACTCTCAAACTGGAATTTCTGAAACATCATCACTCATACTCACTTGTAAACTATGTAGAGAACGTAACATTTGTTTAATATCTTTAAGTAAAAATGTTACTTGTACTCAAAAGGTAAACTACATTTAATCGATCATTCTTGATATTTTTATCTTGTATACTGTGTATCAATATGTAGCGCACGAGGGA includes these proteins:
- the LOC128702063 gene encoding probable glutamate receptor — encoded protein: MGLEYMGLEYMGMEYMVLEFLDVECMDLEYMDIVYMDLVHTNLVYMDLVYMDLGVDHSALTLVKEAMRSMLHDWCQVKCSLILISDHKTSTTSFLELQIEQLWAPWGVTVFEVEAESNDANVTHAQLSWVITKARLLQKASWSLMVVMVSNDASFMTQLTESSLKNGVFVWSTRLLAVTSLPLSQLQTLHKFFSMTNSMLLTVDTTTLYMRFSHRPNLVVTAEEFPTQKAVMVRDIHAPGGQRLTFLGSMSNVIDFIAKGVNFSFTYVRPADRLWGARQLDGSWTGMVGMLMKKEADIALGPFGTSTDRAEVVDFTTPIWIDEWRILAAKGRPEVNPWGFLFPLTAYVWMGILGSLMMLPTIMFLSSSFFIEKLTQSIWMSYTFSFLRILLQQDFNVSLVRWWWERVLLVVWMMVTLVVTRSYSSNLMALLAVRYISQPFQSLRNVLEHPSVAMIWQKNSVNVQYIRNAKSGIIREVADLEATGRVIYMAPQEYKTAINTLVRRGTHVLVDVDISLRYLTAQDFTETGRCDFYSSREGYLPFSSGAISQKDNPIVTSLNHRVMALVESGIFVKWFIANIPNSTKCLNPPTKFTVRSSLSLANLWGMFVVVAGGTAVSLLVFCLEILSARSSSDGPPLQLT